In a single window of the Abyssibacter profundi genome:
- a CDS encoding NAD(P)/FAD-dependent oxidoreductase, producing MSPTAEHFDVIVIGGGAAGLFCAITAGERGRRVLVIEHANRVGKKILMSGGGRCNFTHLEATPAQYLSANPHFCKSALARFTPWHFLERVNRHDIAWHEKTPGQLFCNHSSKDIVAMLLADAAAAGVTIRTGCSVVQVEHADPIRVATGQGLVTANRLVVATGGLSIPKMGASDFGYRLAAQWGLPLQPRRAGLVPFTLHPPVLAQWSPLAGTSAEVEAVIQAGDQNIGPAFRNHMLVTHRGLSGPALLQVSSFWQDGAELVINWMPGAAILEWLEQARAQTPRRKLKTLIADRLPLRLAERLEQVLADAAVPMDGTIADLSRQQMGQVEQLLGSMRFQPSGTEGYRTAEVTLGGVDTTALSSKTLEARSVPGVHFIGEVVDVTGWLGGYNFQWAWASGWAAGQAV from the coding sequence CATCGTGATTGGCGGTGGGGCGGCCGGCTTGTTCTGCGCGATCACCGCCGGGGAACGTGGACGACGCGTGCTGGTCATCGAGCATGCCAACCGGGTCGGCAAAAAGATTCTTATGTCCGGCGGCGGGCGGTGCAATTTCACGCACCTGGAGGCCACCCCCGCACAGTATCTTTCGGCGAATCCGCATTTCTGCAAGTCGGCGCTCGCCCGATTCACGCCGTGGCATTTTCTCGAACGCGTGAACCGTCATGACATTGCCTGGCATGAAAAGACGCCGGGACAACTGTTCTGCAATCACTCGTCGAAGGATATTGTGGCCATGCTGCTAGCAGATGCCGCAGCGGCTGGCGTTACGATTCGGACGGGCTGTTCCGTTGTGCAGGTGGAGCACGCCGACCCGATTCGCGTGGCCACCGGGCAGGGCCTGGTCACCGCAAATCGGCTTGTCGTGGCCACAGGCGGGTTGTCGATCCCCAAGATGGGCGCCAGCGACTTTGGATATCGATTGGCTGCGCAATGGGGCCTGCCGTTGCAACCACGCCGGGCCGGGCTGGTGCCGTTTACGCTGCATCCACCCGTGCTGGCGCAATGGTCACCGCTCGCGGGAACCTCTGCCGAGGTTGAGGCTGTGATCCAGGCCGGTGATCAGAACATCGGGCCTGCATTCCGCAATCACATGCTGGTCACGCATCGCGGCCTCAGTGGGCCGGCCTTATTGCAGGTGTCCTCCTTCTGGCAGGACGGCGCGGAGCTGGTGATCAACTGGATGCCCGGCGCCGCAATCCTCGAATGGCTGGAGCAGGCCCGAGCGCAGACGCCGCGGCGAAAGTTGAAGACGCTCATCGCCGACCGGCTGCCGCTACGCTTGGCGGAGCGATTGGAGCAGGTGCTCGCTGATGCCGCGGTGCCTATGGATGGAACCATCGCAGATCTCAGCCGACAACAGATGGGGCAGGTGGAGCAGCTGCTTGGCAGCATGCGCTTTCAACCCTCCGGAACCGAAGGGTATCGCACGGCAGAGGTCACGCTGGGTGGGGTGGATACCACGGCCTTGTCGTCCAAAACCCTGGAGGCGCGGAGCGTGCCGGGTGTGCATTTCATCGGAGAGGTTGTCGATGTGACCGGCTGGCTGGGTGGCTACAATTTCCAGTGGGCCTGGGCGTCCGGGTGGGCCGCCGGCCAGGCGGTTTGA